One segment of Anopheles stephensi strain Indian chromosome 3, UCI_ANSTEP_V1.0, whole genome shotgun sequence DNA contains the following:
- the LOC118511213 gene encoding uncharacterized protein LOC118511213 isoform X4, translated as MMGNALCKEPRSGSSPPGTGNAFSNFSSIICPNGLGKGKTHPMRKTYFSRSAVDASKKTTSATGWQSVGLHVPDGSGRQQKVIDTPPVAPPRKKRGATLDGRYRSDEALKVKNGFQDVFGRESRRHSCDVPSVTRPASVPPPRPDVAGLPARQTSCFEIDASNDAFSDFSKVPTTAELERTPSTSQIPRVGNRKSDKFFGERLADSLSPDQENARDEQRKPKKDRSNSSLVRNDVDKIEKFVEHRETTTEMRQKSTPEKQPEQPRESAAPSPSANKTEGEDLMKYIDRTVKGDNQIGRRAEFLMAMLEDYNDSVRYEGMAPVEEPLIVPKRRKSKHICDDHDHMHHKLQAHERDASAGGNVIRTEVSIEHAPRKPSRDFSRYKPIDVDPSSGGSDGEQGSIVRPVRTKQKTKSRESPSPVPPPDPPRFKKSLSETQFAATSTPLQPPKDEAEPKAHTPRMLKRIISMPTTENLAKEPLARPDTPQRPILTKSSSSGSFSAVDLQRTRICVERFTPEDYAHRSSGADELVKPKSKLTTRKISWKSNEPPVCQTPTPTAERPTGASFTIGGTTVVTSDSPSQLAPPEVPKRKHSDASTGAESTGPEKQVVTNAVSTPPVEDPEDRGLRQFCLGSFIESSRVLPHHDVVNVLGCVYDATDNKENIVEQFQTFLEEALSAELNEPNPSNPNISKLLEKLSQTSSDGDKQLENVTLKLVSSSHSSSSDMDDCFDPEFEKIEKSEVVGELPKIDHSLKHGGGRRRDSIEYMSDWFGGESDGSTTMLSSVGVDEVKASDRMPAKPPMLGASPYGGRKESIEDVGSWFSNHNVLRPSFGEEFEEPSRRLRRGSDGFLGYDLQRQYPFGKGRERSDSLSAEMFEGITKLQEQRSDQQAEPSPFPHHPQRKKVLEHRNSSDALLMKVLTRSNRAQHHNSEQQKQPEEPKPVEAVDEGNPLLNVTSKHNSTESDPVQEASKATIKDGESSPAPMESNEHEHSEHSTLLKFLSKEKLIE; from the exons atg ATGGGTAACGCGCTGTGTAAGGAGCCTCGATCGGGCTCGTCACCACCCGGCACCGGTAACGCATTCAGCAACTTTAGCAGCATCATCTGCCCGAACGGACTGGGCAAAGGCAAGACCCATCCGATGCGAAAGACTTACTTCTCGCGAAGCGC AGTTGATGCTTCGAAGAAGaccacctcggccaccgggtGGCAGAGTGTCGGACTGCACGTACCGGACGGTTCCGGCCGTCAGCAGAAAGTGATCGACACACCACCGGTTGCACCACCGCGCAAAAAACGTGGCGCCACCTTGGACGGGCGCTACCGATCCGATGAAGCGCTGAAGGTGAAGAACGGATTTCAGGACGTTTTTGGGCGTGAAAGTCGTCGTCACTCGTGTGACGTTCCGTCCGTCACACGACCGGCTAGTGTGCCACCGCCACGACCCGATGTAGCAGGGCTTCCAGCTCGCCAAACGTCCTGCTTCGAGATCGATGCGAGCAACGATGCGTTCAGTGATTTCTCCAAAGTTCCCACTACGGCCGAACTGGAAAGAACACCCTCGACCTCACAGATTCCAAGGGTGGGAAATCGAAAGTCGGACAAATTCTTCGGTGAACGGCTAGCTGATTCACTGTCCCCCGACCAAGAGAACGCCCGGGATGAGCAAAGGAAGCCGAAAAAGGATAGATCGAACTCCAGCTTGGTGCGGAATGATGTGGATAAGATAGAGAAATTCGTTGAGCATAGGGAAACGACGACGGAGATGCGTCAGAAAAGTACGCCCGAAAAACAGCCGGAACAGCCGCGCGAGTCCGCAGCGCCTTCACCAAGCGCGAACAAGACGGAAGGTGAAGATTTGATGAAGTACATCGATCGCACAGTAAAGGGCGACAACCAGATCGGACGGCGTGCCGAATTTCTAATGGCAATGCTGGAGGACTACAACGACAGCGTACGGTACGAAGGTATGGCACCGGTCGAGGAACCGCTGATCGTACCGAAACGTCGTAAGAGCAAGCACATCTGCGACGATCACGATCATATGCACCACAAGCTGCAGGCGCACGAGCGAGATGCCTCGGCCGGGGGGAATGTCATCCGCACGGAAGTCTCCATAGAACACGCGCCACGAAAACCGAGCCGAGACTTCTCACGCTACAAACCGATCGATGTCGACCCCTCGTCCGGTGGATCGGATGGCGAGCAGGGCAGTATCGTACGGCCGGTCCGTACCAAGCAGAAGACAAAGTCACGCGAATCACCATCGCCCGTACCGCCACCAGATCCACCCCGGTTTAAGAAGAGCCTTTCCGAGACACAATTTGCCGCAACGTCAACACCCCTACAACCGCCGAAGGATGAGGCAGAACCGaaggcacacacaccacgCATGCTGAAGCGCATCATATCCATGCCAACGACCGAAAATCTTGCCAAAGAGCCGTTAGCCCGTCCCGACACTCCCCAGCGTCCGATACTGACCAAAAGTTCCAGCTCGGGATCATTCTCTGCCGTTGACCTGCAGCGTACCCGGATCTGCGTGGAACGGTTCACACCGGAGGATTACGCGCATCGTTCGTCCGGTGCTGATGAGCTGGTCAAACCAAAGTCTAAACTGACGACACGTAAGATTTCGTGGAAATCGAACGAACCGCCTGTCTGCCAGACTCCGACACCTACCGCGGAACGTCCTACCGGTGCCAGCTTTACGATCGGCGGTACAACCGTAGTCACATCCGATTCCCCATCACAGCTCGCTCCTCCAGAGGTGCCTAAACGCAAGCACTCGGATGCCTCGACTGGGGCAGAATCTACCGGACCGGAGAAGCAAGTGGTCACGAACGCTGTGTCCACCCCACCGGTAGAAGATCCGGAAGATAGAGGTCTACGACAGTTCTGTTTAGGATCGTTCATTGAATCTAGCAGAGTGTTACCACATCACGATGTGGTCAATGTGCTTGGCTGCGTGTACGATGCTACGGACAACAAGGAGAACATCGTCGAACAGTTCCAGACATTCCTGGAGGAGGCACTCAGTGCCGAGCTGAACGAACCGAACCCCTCCAATCCGAACATCTCCAAGCTGCTCGAGAAACTGTCCCAAACCAGTTCCGACGGTGACAAGCAGCTGGAAAATGTGACACTCAAACTGGTTAGCTCCAGCCACTCCTCCTCGTCCGACATGGACGATTGTTTCGATCCGGAGTTTGAGAAGATAGAAAAATCGGAAGTCGTCGGCGAGCTGCCAAAGATTGACCATAGTCTCAAGCACGGTGGTGGACGGCGTCGGGATAGCATTGAGTATATGAGCGATTGGTTTGGGGGAGAATCGGACGGATCCACCACCATGCTGTCCTCTGTCGGGGTCGATGAGGTGAAGGCTAGTGATCGAATGCCAGCAAAGCCACCGATGCTGGGTGCATCGCCATACGGGGGGCGTAAGGAAAGCATCGAGGACGTTGGCAGCTGGTTCTCCAATCACAACGTACTGCGGCCATCGTTTGGAGAGGAGTTTGAGGAACCAAGCCGTCGGTTACGCCGCGGATCCGATGGTTTTCTCGGGTACGACCTCCAGCGCCAGTATCCGTTCGGGAAGGGCCGTGAGCGATCCGACTCACTGTCGGCCGAAATGTTCGAGGGCATAACGAAACTGCAAGAGCAACGATCCGACCAGCAGGCGGAACCATCCCCATTTCCGCACCATCCCCAGCGTAAGAAAGTGCTGGAGCATCGTAACAGTTCCGATGCACTGCTGATGAAAGTACTAACACGCTCGAATCGTGCACAGCATCACAACTCtgagcagcagaagcaaccGGAAGAACCTAAACCGGTTGAAGCTGTGGATGAAGGTAATCCGCTGTTGAATGTCACAAGCAAGCACAATAGCACCGAAAGTGATCCGGTGCAGGAAGCTTCCAAAGCAACGATTAAAGATGGCGAATCATCACCCGCACCAATGGAATCCAATGAGCACGAGCACAGTGAACATTCCACGCTGCTAAAGTTCCTTTCGAAGGAGAAACTGATTGAGTGA
- the LOC118511213 gene encoding uncharacterized protein LOC118511213 isoform X3, with protein sequence MLRRMGNALCKEPRSGSSPPGTGNAFSNFSSIICPNGLGKGKTHPMRKTYFSRSAVDASKKTTSATGWQSVGLHVPDGSGRQQKVIDTPPVAPPRKKRGATLDGRYRSDEALKVKNGFQDVFGRESRRHSCDVPSVTRPASVPPPRPDVAGLPARQTSCFEIDASNDAFSDFSKVPTTAELERTPSTSQIPRVGNRKSDKFFGERLADSLSPDQENARDEQRKPKKDRSNSSLVRNDVDKIEKFVEHRETTTEMRQKSTPEKQPEQPRESAAPSPSANKTEGEDLMKYIDRTVKGDNQIGRRAEFLMAMLEDYNDSVRYEGMAPVEEPLIVPKRRKSKHICDDHDHMHHKLQAHERDASAGGNVIRTEVSIEHAPRKPSRDFSRYKPIDVDPSSGGSDGEQGSIVRPVRTKQKTKSRESPSPVPPPDPPRFKKSLSETQFAATSTPLQPPKDEAEPKAHTPRMLKRIISMPTTENLAKEPLARPDTPQRPILTKSSSSGSFSAVDLQRTRICVERFTPEDYAHRSSGADELVKPKSKLTTRKISWKSNEPPVCQTPTPTAERPTGASFTIGGTTVVTSDSPSQLAPPEVPKRKHSDASTGAESTGPEKQVVTNAVSTPPVEDPEDRGLRQFCLGSFIESSRVLPHHDVVNVLGCVYDATDNKENIVEQFQTFLEEALSAELNEPNPSNPNISKLLEKLSQTSSDGDKQLENVTLKLVSSSHSSSSDMDDCFDPEFEKIEKSEVVGELPKIDHSLKHGGGRRRDSIEYMSDWFGGESDGSTTMLSSVGVDEVKASDRMPAKPPMLGASPYGGRKESIEDVGSWFSNHNVLRPSFGEEFEEPSRRLRRGSDGFLGYDLQRQYPFGKGRERSDSLSAEMFEGITKLQEQRSDQQAEPSPFPHHPQRKKVLEHRNSSDALLMKVLTRSNRAQHHNSEQQKQPEEPKPVEAVDEGNPLLNVTSKHNSTESDPVQEASKATIKDGESSPAPMESNEHEHSEHSTLLKFLSKEKLIE encoded by the exons ATGCTCCGAAGG ATGGGTAACGCGCTGTGTAAGGAGCCTCGATCGGGCTCGTCACCACCCGGCACCGGTAACGCATTCAGCAACTTTAGCAGCATCATCTGCCCGAACGGACTGGGCAAAGGCAAGACCCATCCGATGCGAAAGACTTACTTCTCGCGAAGCGC AGTTGATGCTTCGAAGAAGaccacctcggccaccgggtGGCAGAGTGTCGGACTGCACGTACCGGACGGTTCCGGCCGTCAGCAGAAAGTGATCGACACACCACCGGTTGCACCACCGCGCAAAAAACGTGGCGCCACCTTGGACGGGCGCTACCGATCCGATGAAGCGCTGAAGGTGAAGAACGGATTTCAGGACGTTTTTGGGCGTGAAAGTCGTCGTCACTCGTGTGACGTTCCGTCCGTCACACGACCGGCTAGTGTGCCACCGCCACGACCCGATGTAGCAGGGCTTCCAGCTCGCCAAACGTCCTGCTTCGAGATCGATGCGAGCAACGATGCGTTCAGTGATTTCTCCAAAGTTCCCACTACGGCCGAACTGGAAAGAACACCCTCGACCTCACAGATTCCAAGGGTGGGAAATCGAAAGTCGGACAAATTCTTCGGTGAACGGCTAGCTGATTCACTGTCCCCCGACCAAGAGAACGCCCGGGATGAGCAAAGGAAGCCGAAAAAGGATAGATCGAACTCCAGCTTGGTGCGGAATGATGTGGATAAGATAGAGAAATTCGTTGAGCATAGGGAAACGACGACGGAGATGCGTCAGAAAAGTACGCCCGAAAAACAGCCGGAACAGCCGCGCGAGTCCGCAGCGCCTTCACCAAGCGCGAACAAGACGGAAGGTGAAGATTTGATGAAGTACATCGATCGCACAGTAAAGGGCGACAACCAGATCGGACGGCGTGCCGAATTTCTAATGGCAATGCTGGAGGACTACAACGACAGCGTACGGTACGAAGGTATGGCACCGGTCGAGGAACCGCTGATCGTACCGAAACGTCGTAAGAGCAAGCACATCTGCGACGATCACGATCATATGCACCACAAGCTGCAGGCGCACGAGCGAGATGCCTCGGCCGGGGGGAATGTCATCCGCACGGAAGTCTCCATAGAACACGCGCCACGAAAACCGAGCCGAGACTTCTCACGCTACAAACCGATCGATGTCGACCCCTCGTCCGGTGGATCGGATGGCGAGCAGGGCAGTATCGTACGGCCGGTCCGTACCAAGCAGAAGACAAAGTCACGCGAATCACCATCGCCCGTACCGCCACCAGATCCACCCCGGTTTAAGAAGAGCCTTTCCGAGACACAATTTGCCGCAACGTCAACACCCCTACAACCGCCGAAGGATGAGGCAGAACCGaaggcacacacaccacgCATGCTGAAGCGCATCATATCCATGCCAACGACCGAAAATCTTGCCAAAGAGCCGTTAGCCCGTCCCGACACTCCCCAGCGTCCGATACTGACCAAAAGTTCCAGCTCGGGATCATTCTCTGCCGTTGACCTGCAGCGTACCCGGATCTGCGTGGAACGGTTCACACCGGAGGATTACGCGCATCGTTCGTCCGGTGCTGATGAGCTGGTCAAACCAAAGTCTAAACTGACGACACGTAAGATTTCGTGGAAATCGAACGAACCGCCTGTCTGCCAGACTCCGACACCTACCGCGGAACGTCCTACCGGTGCCAGCTTTACGATCGGCGGTACAACCGTAGTCACATCCGATTCCCCATCACAGCTCGCTCCTCCAGAGGTGCCTAAACGCAAGCACTCGGATGCCTCGACTGGGGCAGAATCTACCGGACCGGAGAAGCAAGTGGTCACGAACGCTGTGTCCACCCCACCGGTAGAAGATCCGGAAGATAGAGGTCTACGACAGTTCTGTTTAGGATCGTTCATTGAATCTAGCAGAGTGTTACCACATCACGATGTGGTCAATGTGCTTGGCTGCGTGTACGATGCTACGGACAACAAGGAGAACATCGTCGAACAGTTCCAGACATTCCTGGAGGAGGCACTCAGTGCCGAGCTGAACGAACCGAACCCCTCCAATCCGAACATCTCCAAGCTGCTCGAGAAACTGTCCCAAACCAGTTCCGACGGTGACAAGCAGCTGGAAAATGTGACACTCAAACTGGTTAGCTCCAGCCACTCCTCCTCGTCCGACATGGACGATTGTTTCGATCCGGAGTTTGAGAAGATAGAAAAATCGGAAGTCGTCGGCGAGCTGCCAAAGATTGACCATAGTCTCAAGCACGGTGGTGGACGGCGTCGGGATAGCATTGAGTATATGAGCGATTGGTTTGGGGGAGAATCGGACGGATCCACCACCATGCTGTCCTCTGTCGGGGTCGATGAGGTGAAGGCTAGTGATCGAATGCCAGCAAAGCCACCGATGCTGGGTGCATCGCCATACGGGGGGCGTAAGGAAAGCATCGAGGACGTTGGCAGCTGGTTCTCCAATCACAACGTACTGCGGCCATCGTTTGGAGAGGAGTTTGAGGAACCAAGCCGTCGGTTACGCCGCGGATCCGATGGTTTTCTCGGGTACGACCTCCAGCGCCAGTATCCGTTCGGGAAGGGCCGTGAGCGATCCGACTCACTGTCGGCCGAAATGTTCGAGGGCATAACGAAACTGCAAGAGCAACGATCCGACCAGCAGGCGGAACCATCCCCATTTCCGCACCATCCCCAGCGTAAGAAAGTGCTGGAGCATCGTAACAGTTCCGATGCACTGCTGATGAAAGTACTAACACGCTCGAATCGTGCACAGCATCACAACTCtgagcagcagaagcaaccGGAAGAACCTAAACCGGTTGAAGCTGTGGATGAAGGTAATCCGCTGTTGAATGTCACAAGCAAGCACAATAGCACCGAAAGTGATCCGGTGCAGGAAGCTTCCAAAGCAACGATTAAAGATGGCGAATCATCACCCGCACCAATGGAATCCAATGAGCACGAGCACAGTGAACATTCCACGCTGCTAAAGTTCCTTTCGAAGGAGAAACTGATTGAGTGA
- the LOC118511213 gene encoding uncharacterized protein LOC118511213 isoform X1 gives MAPQVCAASYVIERSKCLRVNMGNALCKEPRSGSSPPGTGNAFSNFSSIICPNGLGKGKTHPMRKTYFSRSAVDASKKTTSATGWQSVGLHVPDGSGRQQKVIDTPPVAPPRKKRGATLDGRYRSDEALKVKNGFQDVFGRESRRHSCDVPSVTRPASVPPPRPDVAGLPARQTSCFEIDASNDAFSDFSKVPTTAELERTPSTSQIPRVGNRKSDKFFGERLADSLSPDQENARDEQRKPKKDRSNSSLVRNDVDKIEKFVEHRETTTEMRQKSTPEKQPEQPRESAAPSPSANKTEGEDLMKYIDRTVKGDNQIGRRAEFLMAMLEDYNDSVRYEGMAPVEEPLIVPKRRKSKHICDDHDHMHHKLQAHERDASAGGNVIRTEVSIEHAPRKPSRDFSRYKPIDVDPSSGGSDGEQGSIVRPVRTKQKTKSRESPSPVPPPDPPRFKKSLSETQFAATSTPLQPPKDEAEPKAHTPRMLKRIISMPTTENLAKEPLARPDTPQRPILTKSSSSGSFSAVDLQRTRICVERFTPEDYAHRSSGADELVKPKSKLTTRKISWKSNEPPVCQTPTPTAERPTGASFTIGGTTVVTSDSPSQLAPPEVPKRKHSDASTGAESTGPEKQVVTNAVSTPPVEDPEDRGLRQFCLGSFIESSRVLPHHDVVNVLGCVYDATDNKENIVEQFQTFLEEALSAELNEPNPSNPNISKLLEKLSQTSSDGDKQLENVTLKLVSSSHSSSSDMDDCFDPEFEKIEKSEVVGELPKIDHSLKHGGGRRRDSIEYMSDWFGGESDGSTTMLSSVGVDEVKASDRMPAKPPMLGASPYGGRKESIEDVGSWFSNHNVLRPSFGEEFEEPSRRLRRGSDGFLGYDLQRQYPFGKGRERSDSLSAEMFEGITKLQEQRSDQQAEPSPFPHHPQRKKVLEHRNSSDALLMKVLTRSNRAQHHNSEQQKQPEEPKPVEAVDEGNPLLNVTSKHNSTESDPVQEASKATIKDGESSPAPMESNEHEHSEHSTLLKFLSKEKLIE, from the exons ATGGCGCCTCAGGTGTGTGCCGCGAGCTATGTCATCGAACGCAGCAAGTGCCTCCgggtgaat ATGGGTAACGCGCTGTGTAAGGAGCCTCGATCGGGCTCGTCACCACCCGGCACCGGTAACGCATTCAGCAACTTTAGCAGCATCATCTGCCCGAACGGACTGGGCAAAGGCAAGACCCATCCGATGCGAAAGACTTACTTCTCGCGAAGCGC AGTTGATGCTTCGAAGAAGaccacctcggccaccgggtGGCAGAGTGTCGGACTGCACGTACCGGACGGTTCCGGCCGTCAGCAGAAAGTGATCGACACACCACCGGTTGCACCACCGCGCAAAAAACGTGGCGCCACCTTGGACGGGCGCTACCGATCCGATGAAGCGCTGAAGGTGAAGAACGGATTTCAGGACGTTTTTGGGCGTGAAAGTCGTCGTCACTCGTGTGACGTTCCGTCCGTCACACGACCGGCTAGTGTGCCACCGCCACGACCCGATGTAGCAGGGCTTCCAGCTCGCCAAACGTCCTGCTTCGAGATCGATGCGAGCAACGATGCGTTCAGTGATTTCTCCAAAGTTCCCACTACGGCCGAACTGGAAAGAACACCCTCGACCTCACAGATTCCAAGGGTGGGAAATCGAAAGTCGGACAAATTCTTCGGTGAACGGCTAGCTGATTCACTGTCCCCCGACCAAGAGAACGCCCGGGATGAGCAAAGGAAGCCGAAAAAGGATAGATCGAACTCCAGCTTGGTGCGGAATGATGTGGATAAGATAGAGAAATTCGTTGAGCATAGGGAAACGACGACGGAGATGCGTCAGAAAAGTACGCCCGAAAAACAGCCGGAACAGCCGCGCGAGTCCGCAGCGCCTTCACCAAGCGCGAACAAGACGGAAGGTGAAGATTTGATGAAGTACATCGATCGCACAGTAAAGGGCGACAACCAGATCGGACGGCGTGCCGAATTTCTAATGGCAATGCTGGAGGACTACAACGACAGCGTACGGTACGAAGGTATGGCACCGGTCGAGGAACCGCTGATCGTACCGAAACGTCGTAAGAGCAAGCACATCTGCGACGATCACGATCATATGCACCACAAGCTGCAGGCGCACGAGCGAGATGCCTCGGCCGGGGGGAATGTCATCCGCACGGAAGTCTCCATAGAACACGCGCCACGAAAACCGAGCCGAGACTTCTCACGCTACAAACCGATCGATGTCGACCCCTCGTCCGGTGGATCGGATGGCGAGCAGGGCAGTATCGTACGGCCGGTCCGTACCAAGCAGAAGACAAAGTCACGCGAATCACCATCGCCCGTACCGCCACCAGATCCACCCCGGTTTAAGAAGAGCCTTTCCGAGACACAATTTGCCGCAACGTCAACACCCCTACAACCGCCGAAGGATGAGGCAGAACCGaaggcacacacaccacgCATGCTGAAGCGCATCATATCCATGCCAACGACCGAAAATCTTGCCAAAGAGCCGTTAGCCCGTCCCGACACTCCCCAGCGTCCGATACTGACCAAAAGTTCCAGCTCGGGATCATTCTCTGCCGTTGACCTGCAGCGTACCCGGATCTGCGTGGAACGGTTCACACCGGAGGATTACGCGCATCGTTCGTCCGGTGCTGATGAGCTGGTCAAACCAAAGTCTAAACTGACGACACGTAAGATTTCGTGGAAATCGAACGAACCGCCTGTCTGCCAGACTCCGACACCTACCGCGGAACGTCCTACCGGTGCCAGCTTTACGATCGGCGGTACAACCGTAGTCACATCCGATTCCCCATCACAGCTCGCTCCTCCAGAGGTGCCTAAACGCAAGCACTCGGATGCCTCGACTGGGGCAGAATCTACCGGACCGGAGAAGCAAGTGGTCACGAACGCTGTGTCCACCCCACCGGTAGAAGATCCGGAAGATAGAGGTCTACGACAGTTCTGTTTAGGATCGTTCATTGAATCTAGCAGAGTGTTACCACATCACGATGTGGTCAATGTGCTTGGCTGCGTGTACGATGCTACGGACAACAAGGAGAACATCGTCGAACAGTTCCAGACATTCCTGGAGGAGGCACTCAGTGCCGAGCTGAACGAACCGAACCCCTCCAATCCGAACATCTCCAAGCTGCTCGAGAAACTGTCCCAAACCAGTTCCGACGGTGACAAGCAGCTGGAAAATGTGACACTCAAACTGGTTAGCTCCAGCCACTCCTCCTCGTCCGACATGGACGATTGTTTCGATCCGGAGTTTGAGAAGATAGAAAAATCGGAAGTCGTCGGCGAGCTGCCAAAGATTGACCATAGTCTCAAGCACGGTGGTGGACGGCGTCGGGATAGCATTGAGTATATGAGCGATTGGTTTGGGGGAGAATCGGACGGATCCACCACCATGCTGTCCTCTGTCGGGGTCGATGAGGTGAAGGCTAGTGATCGAATGCCAGCAAAGCCACCGATGCTGGGTGCATCGCCATACGGGGGGCGTAAGGAAAGCATCGAGGACGTTGGCAGCTGGTTCTCCAATCACAACGTACTGCGGCCATCGTTTGGAGAGGAGTTTGAGGAACCAAGCCGTCGGTTACGCCGCGGATCCGATGGTTTTCTCGGGTACGACCTCCAGCGCCAGTATCCGTTCGGGAAGGGCCGTGAGCGATCCGACTCACTGTCGGCCGAAATGTTCGAGGGCATAACGAAACTGCAAGAGCAACGATCCGACCAGCAGGCGGAACCATCCCCATTTCCGCACCATCCCCAGCGTAAGAAAGTGCTGGAGCATCGTAACAGTTCCGATGCACTGCTGATGAAAGTACTAACACGCTCGAATCGTGCACAGCATCACAACTCtgagcagcagaagcaaccGGAAGAACCTAAACCGGTTGAAGCTGTGGATGAAGGTAATCCGCTGTTGAATGTCACAAGCAAGCACAATAGCACCGAAAGTGATCCGGTGCAGGAAGCTTCCAAAGCAACGATTAAAGATGGCGAATCATCACCCGCACCAATGGAATCCAATGAGCACGAGCACAGTGAACATTCCACGCTGCTAAAGTTCCTTTCGAAGGAGAAACTGATTGAGTGA